A window of Deferribacter autotrophicus genomic DNA:
ACACATTCTGCCGCCAATGAATCTTCATTTAGGTAATGTAGAGCTCTACCTATTTTACTCGTTTCAAGATTTCTGATAATGAAAAATGTGAGCATCAAAACAAAAAAGGATAGAAAGTAAATTGATTGCTGTGAAAAAAATTGAAAACTAAAGATTTCAGGTGCCCCAATCCCAAATATTCCGTTAGGTCCACCAGTTATACCAAAAAGATTGTTTTTAAGTACCTGTTCAAAAACTATATTGAAGCCAATTGTAGTAACGAGAAGATAATCACCTCTTAAGTGAATGATTGGAGCAGCAAGTAAAATACCAACAATCAGTGGCAAAACAATAGCTACGGGAATTGTCCACAAAACAGGTACATTAAAAACAGTATTTAAAATTGCAGTAGAATATGCTCCCAATCCAAAAAAGAGAGCATGCCCCATATCAAACATTCCGGCTCTTCCAAGTACAATATCCTGACTGAGAGCAACTATGGAATAAATTATAAAAGTAGTCCCAACGGCAAGCCATCTTGAGTTTGCTATAAAAGGAAAAATTAACAAAAAAGCAACAAATACTAAAAATCCTACTAATGTCTTTTTATCGTTCATTACACTTTCTCCGCAACACGTTCTCCAAGAATACCGGTTGGCCTAAATATTAAGATTATGATGAGCAAAATGTAAGTAAAGGCATCAGCCCAAGTACTTGATACATAACCAGCAATAAAGGCATTAAACAAACCAAGTAACATACCACCTAGCATAGCGCCAGGGATATTACCTATTCCACCAATAATTGCCGCCACAAAAGCATTTAAACCGTAAATCCATCCCATGTTAAAATATATCCCTTTATAATACATCCCAATAAACAAACCACCCACAGAACCTAATGATGAACCGATTATGAATATCAGTACAATAATTTTATTTACATTAATCCCCATCAATTTAGCTGCAAGTTGATCAATGGCGCTGGCTCTTATTGCAGTACCAATCTTCGTTTTGTTTACAAACAGATACAACACTACCATTAAAACTAAAGATAAAACTAATATAATTAGCTGCATCAATCCAAGTGAAACACCACCAATATTCCAGTAAATATTCGGCACAACATCTGCAGGATAAATTTTGGGTCTAGGTCCCCAAATTAACATAATACCGTTTTGAATTACCATTCCTGCACCCAATGCTGACACAACGGCACTAAGCCTTGGTGCACTCCTCAAAGGTCTATAAGCAATTCTTTCTAAAATCACCCCAATAATCGCAATGACAATTGCTGTAATAATAAATACTATCGGTATTACAATATAATTAGGTACAGACGCCCCAGTTAATTGCATCATCACCACAAGTCCAATGTAAGCAGATAGAGCAACAAGATCACCATGAGCAAAGTTTATTAATTTCATTACACCGTAAACCATTGTATAACCAAGGGCCACGAGAGCATAAATGCTCCCGATTGTTAGCCCATTTATCAACTGTTGAAAGAATATTTCCATCTTTCGCCCTTGTAATTACTTTGTTGGATATACTATTTTATATTCACCATTTGGCTGAATTTCATAAGCCATATATGCACTTGTTATCCTTTCACCTCTTTTATCCCAAGTAATAGGACCAGTAATTCCAGGGAAATCTTTCAATTCATTATGTAAGTAGTCAGCAATTTTTTTAGTATCTGTAGTTTTAAGTACTTCAATTGCATGAAGGATTGCTCTTAAACCATCTACATTGAACAATGTCCAAATGCTTGGTGGATCCTCATGATATTTTGCTCTGTAATCAGCCAAGAACTTTTTAGCAATATCGTAAGGCAAATACTCTGGAAGTGGCACATTAATTATATATGCTCCAGTAGCTGCAGAACCTGCAAGCTTAATAAACTCTTTATTGTCATTTGAGTCACCACCCACAAAATCAGCTTTAATACCAAGCTGAACCATCTGAGCTCTTATTAAACCGCCATCTGTGTAATAACCGCTGAAATAAATAACATCAGGATTGTAAGATTTAATTTTTGTTAAAATAGGAGTAAAGTTTTGATCACCTGATTTAACTTTACCTCTATAAACAACATTGCCACCAAGCTTTTTTGTATTATCTACAACAGCTTTTTCAAGATCAACTGAAAAGGTAGAATAATCTGAAATTGTAGCAATTCTTTTATATTTTTTAAAATTCATAAAGAAATCCGCAGTAAATTTACCTTCTGCACTGTTTGGAGATGAATTTCTGAAAAATGTCCAGTAGCCATGTTTAACAAGAGTATCACTTGTACCATCGCTTGTTTGAAGAACACCTGCTCTAAAATAAGTAGCCTGAGCTGCTTCTGTAGCAGTAGATGTGTAAGAACCGATTACAGCAATAACACCTTTGTTAACAAGCTCTCTTGCACAAATAGCAGCCTTAACTGCTGTTCCTTCATCATCACATGTAATAACTTCGATCTTTTTACCGAGCAAACCACCTTTTGCATTTACTTGCTCAACCCAAAGTCTTACTGCATTATCGATACCCTGCCCCTCACTGGCAAATTTACCTGTTATTGGCGCCTGAACACCAATCTTAATAGTACCACCTGCAAAGGAGCTAACTACAAGAGCAAGAACTAAAAACAACGATAAAAAAATCTTTCTCATAACAACCTCCTGAGTTTAAAATTACGTTTGATAAAACCGCTTTCCTCATATTATTTAAAAAAGCTTTTTTGTCAAGTATAATGAACAAGTTTCATTAAAAAATAAATTGCTTTTCCATAAAATAAAATCGCTTTATTATTAAGCTGTTATAAAACTAAAAAACTGAACATTATTTTGATAGTTTTTTAATATACTGAACTATTGTTTTTTTATGAAATATCCCTCTATAAAATAAATATTTTAGTAATATAAATTATGAATTATTAAAAAAAAATGATTCTATTTTGTAACTATTAAATTGTAGAAATAAAACGAAGAATATAAATCAAATGCAGCATTGCCTACAGATTTAAAAATAGTATTTTTGGCTTTATAAAAATTAAATTCAAACCCTTTTGCAATAAGTTCACCAATTTCTCTAACTTCAGTTTCCTTTATAACACCTTTTTTTATTGCTTTGATAATATCTCCACTTTCCTTTGAACAACCTATTTTCGAATCCACAAAAACATCAAATTTCTCATACACATATTCATCAATTTCCTGCATATCTGGCTTAAAAGAACCTATGGCATTAATATGTACACCATCTCTAAATTTCAAATTACTGCTATCAAATAAAGGTATTTTAGAATTTGTTGCAGCAATGATAATATCTGCTTTCTCAATCATTGACTTATCGTTTGTTAACTCAACATCCACATCTACTTCATTAACAATTTTTTTGACAAACAACTCCCCTTTCTCTTTTCTTCTGTAATAAACATAAATTTTTTCAATCTCTCTTACACTTAAAGCAGCATAAATTTGAGTCTCAGCTTGAGGGCCAGTCCCAAAAACTGCCATAACTTTAGAGTCTTCTCTACTGAGCAAATCAATTGCAGTTCCACCCACTGCCCCTGTCCTAATGGCAGTAAGAGTCGCTCCATCAAAAAACATTTCAGGTATACCTGTTACTGCATCTGCAAGCATTACAAAACCGTTTATTGCGGGAATTCCTCTTTGAATATTTTCACTGCAGACCCCGACATATTTAAAAGCAACTTTTTTAAGCTCCTCAGATAAAACGGGCATAAAAAGATAAGTCGATTTAAATCTACCACTATCCAAGTGTATTCTCTGAGGAACTATCACTTTACCTCGACTTAAAGCACTAAGTGCTACTTTCATCTGATCAATCAGCACCTTGTAATCTACCAACTTATTCATCTCATCTGCAGAAATATATCTCATAACCTACCTCAAAAAAAATCCATATTTTAAAGGATCAGTTTCATCAATAATAAATTCAGATTTTCCTACAATATAAGCATCCCCTTCTACTTCAGGAATTACTGCATCATAATCTCCAAAAACTGTAATATCAGCAATCCTACACTTAAACCGTGTCCCAATAACACTTTCTATGATTAATTCATCATTTTTATTTATTTCCCTTTTAGCATAATGCAGTGCAAGTCTACCGCTAACTCCTGTGCCTGTAGGACTCCTATCCACTTCTCCATCAGCAAAAATGCACACATTTCTACTTACTTCCCCTACACCGGTTTTACCATCAGTAAAAATAACACCATACAAAAAACTTAGATCTTTTTCGAGAGGATGCTCAATGGAATAACTATCCATAATTTTTTTCTTAATCCTCATGCCCCAATCAATTAGCTGTTTTATATTATCCTGATTCAAATTCAATCCTATACTATTTGCATCCACATAGGCATAAAAAGCCCCACCAAATGCTATATCAAAAACAACTTCCCCAATTCCATCAACTTTAACTTTACCATCTTCCAAATAAAGAAATGATGGAACATTTTGAAAGTATGTTTTTTTCAATACACCCTCTGAAATTTCTGCAAATCCTTTTACAATACCTGCAGGAGTATCAATATTAATAATTGTTAGTGGTTCCTCTTTTTCGACTAAACCACATTCAACTGCAAGCTTTATTACTGCAAGTATGCCATGACCACACATCGTACTAAATCCTTCATTGTGCATAAATATTACACCAAATTCTACACCTTCCCTATATGGAGGCAGTAAAACACATCCATACATATCAGCATGCCCTCGTGGTTCCCACATGAGAGCCCTTCTTATAAAGTCATATTTTTCTTTAAATTTTCTTCTAAACTCTAGGACCGAACTTGCTTCGATTTCCGGCAAACCTTTATAAATAACCCTTAATGGCTCACCAGCAGTATGAAGATCTATTGTTTTTAAGATTAACCCCTTGCTTTTACTTAAAGAATACTGCTCGAGATTTTCTTTCCTCCACATACTCTCCCCCTTTCATATTTTCATTATATAATTTAAT
This region includes:
- a CDS encoding branched-chain amino acid ABC transporter permease, which encodes MNDKKTLVGFLVFVAFLLIFPFIANSRWLAVGTTFIIYSIVALSQDIVLGRAGMFDMGHALFFGLGAYSTAILNTVFNVPVLWTIPVAIVLPLIVGILLAAPIIHLRGDYLLVTTIGFNIVFEQVLKNNLFGITGGPNGIFGIGAPEIFSFQFFSQQSIYFLSFFVLMLTFFIIRNLETSKIGRALHYLNEDSLAAECVGINTRFYRLYSFGLGAALAGLAGVLFAVQYAAVSPEAFSFIQSVLFFTIVIVGGPSSIPGILLGTFVMFVLPEIFRQFATARYFVFGIAMILTMILRPRGIWPAKFGRIPKYMVKD
- a CDS encoding branched-chain amino acid ABC transporter permease, with amino-acid sequence MEIFFQQLINGLTIGSIYALVALGYTMVYGVMKLINFAHGDLVALSAYIGLVVMMQLTGASVPNYIVIPIVFIITAIVIAIIGVILERIAYRPLRSAPRLSAVVSALGAGMVIQNGIMLIWGPRPKIYPADVVPNIYWNIGGVSLGLMQLIILVLSLVLMVVLYLFVNKTKIGTAIRASAIDQLAAKLMGINVNKIIVLIFIIGSSLGSVGGLFIGMYYKGIYFNMGWIYGLNAFVAAIIGGIGNIPGAMLGGMLLGLFNAFIAGYVSSTWADAFTYILLIIILIFRPTGILGERVAEKV
- a CDS encoding branched-chain amino acid ABC transporter substrate-binding protein produces the protein MRKIFLSLFLVLALVVSSFAGGTIKIGVQAPITGKFASEGQGIDNAVRLWVEQVNAKGGLLGKKIEVITCDDEGTAVKAAICARELVNKGVIAVIGSYTSTATEAAQATYFRAGVLQTSDGTSDTLVKHGYWTFFRNSSPNSAEGKFTADFFMNFKKYKRIATISDYSTFSVDLEKAVVDNTKKLGGNVVYRGKVKSGDQNFTPILTKIKSYNPDVIYFSGYYTDGGLIRAQMVQLGIKADFVGGDSNDNKEFIKLAGSAATGAYIINVPLPEYLPYDIAKKFLADYRAKYHEDPPSIWTLFNVDGLRAILHAIEVLKTTDTKKIADYLHNELKDFPGITGPITWDKRGERITSAYMAYEIQPNGEYKIVYPTK
- a CDS encoding ornithine cyclodeaminase family protein, producing the protein MRYISADEMNKLVDYKVLIDQMKVALSALSRGKVIVPQRIHLDSGRFKSTYLFMPVLSEELKKVAFKYVGVCSENIQRGIPAINGFVMLADAVTGIPEMFFDGATLTAIRTGAVGGTAIDLLSREDSKVMAVFGTGPQAETQIYAALSVREIEKIYVYYRRKEKGELFVKKIVNEVDVDVELTNDKSMIEKADIIIAATNSKIPLFDSSNLKFRDGVHINAIGSFKPDMQEIDEYVYEKFDVFVDSKIGCSKESGDIIKAIKKGVIKETEVREIGELIAKGFEFNFYKAKNTIFKSVGNAAFDLYSSFYFYNLIVTK
- a CDS encoding proline racemase family protein: MWRKENLEQYSLSKSKGLILKTIDLHTAGEPLRVIYKGLPEIEASSVLEFRRKFKEKYDFIRRALMWEPRGHADMYGCVLLPPYREGVEFGVIFMHNEGFSTMCGHGILAVIKLAVECGLVEKEEPLTIINIDTPAGIVKGFAEISEGVLKKTYFQNVPSFLYLEDGKVKVDGIGEVVFDIAFGGAFYAYVDANSIGLNLNQDNIKQLIDWGMRIKKKIMDSYSIEHPLEKDLSFLYGVIFTDGKTGVGEVSRNVCIFADGEVDRSPTGTGVSGRLALHYAKREINKNDELIIESVIGTRFKCRIADITVFGDYDAVIPEVEGDAYIVGKSEFIIDETDPLKYGFFLR